Proteins encoded in a region of the Parcubacteria group bacterium genome:
- a CDS encoding prepilin-type N-terminal cleavage/methylation domain-containing protein, with amino-acid sequence MFIFKKSNKKYPTSISPEKQAGFTLLELLVVIGIIGLLASIIVVNLTGARKRARDTKRIADVRTLQTAVEDYYGKNGKYPTVLGNLVTNGEIATWPQDPLSPTGTVCTANSDNCYWYAYYTPAGTIGPQSYHIGTSLEDTTSLLLNQDRDCTSTTGSACPYTSAYTSGFAGADTASCGGVAGKACYDIAQ; translated from the coding sequence ATGTTTATATTTAAAAAATCAAATAAAAAATACCCAACATCTATCTCTCCGGAAAAGCAAGCAGGATTTACTTTGCTGGAACTTTTGGTAGTTATCGGTATTATAGGCCTTTTGGCGTCTATTATTGTTGTTAATCTCACCGGCGCCAGAAAGAGGGCGCGAGACACCAAAAGAATTGCCGATGTCAGAACATTGCAAACCGCTGTAGAGGATTATTATGGCAAAAACGGCAAATATCCGACTGTATTGGGTAACTTAGTTACAAATGGCGAAATAGCAACATGGCCGCAAGATCCTTTGTCTCCTACAGGCACGGTTTGCACTGCCAATTCCGATAACTGTTATTGGTATGCGTATTATACGCCCGCTGGCACTATTGGCCCGCAGTCATATCATATTGGCACCAGTTTAGAAGACACTACAAGTTTACTTTTAAACCAGGATAGAGATTGTACTTCCACAACCGGTAGCGCCTGCCCTTATACAAGTGCCTACACCTCCGGATTTGCCGGTGCCGATACGGCAAGTTGTGGCGGCGTTGCCGGCAAGGCCTGTTACGATATTGCTCAATAA